From Plectropomus leopardus isolate mb chromosome 17, YSFRI_Pleo_2.0, whole genome shotgun sequence, a single genomic window includes:
- the LOC121957304 gene encoding heme-binding protein 1-like, giving the protein MFGMIKNSLFGNTEETEYKVLSSETKDGVSFEVRRYDGAKYAVVSSEGRTFDQVTGELVRKLLMYIGGSNEQNEAMGTAAPIIITVYPRNDGVMSRRLVVAIRIPTNYQISPPTPSDSAIKIEERPGMTVYALQFGGFAGESEYRAEALRLTRTLGETAPFQRKQYFCCSYDPPLKPYGRRNEVWFLQEEP; this is encoded by the exons ATGTTTGGCATGATCAAAAATTCGCTCTTCGGAAACACCGAGGAGACGGAGTATAAAGTGCTCAGCAGCGAGACCAAG gATGGAGTTAGCTTTGAGGTACGGCGGTACGATGGTGCCAAATACGCTGTCGTGTCCTCTGAGGGACGAACTTTTGACCAAGTGACGGGGGAGTTAGTGAGGAAGCTGCTCATGTACATCGGCGGGAGCAATGAACAAA ACGAGGCCATGGGCACAGCGGCtcccatcatcatcacagtGTACCCGCGCAACGACGGTGTTATGTCTCGCCGTTTGGTGGTCGCCATCCGCATCCCAACCAACTACCAGATCAGCCCCCCGACGCCCTCTGACAGTGCCATCAAGATCGAGGAGCGGCCCGGCATGACTGTCTACGCTCT gCAGTTTGGAGGCTTCGCCGGGGAGAGCGAGTACCGAGCAGAGGCCTTGCGTTTGACGCGCACCCTGGGTGAGACGGCCCCCTTTCAGCGCAAGCAGTACTTCTGCTGCAGCTACGACCCGCCACTCAAGCCTTACGGACGCCGCAACGAGGTTTGGTTCCTACAGGAGGAGCCGTAG